The DNA region ACCTATGATTAACCGTTTGGGGGGTGGTAGGGACGGACCCCTTTTCTCTACCCCTGCCCGCGGGCACCAGTTCGCTCTTCGCCCATTTATCTGATCACCCTTGCGCGAAGTGACATTAGTGAAAGCGCGCCCCACTGCTACATGTGGATTATACTTTCACCAGAACATACACAAAAAGAAGTACTCATGCCTGCGTAAATTAccaacaaatggggaaatccCTTCTTGTGTGCAGTGCcgcgttccttttttgccttccccaaTTGGGGAGGGGGAGTGTTCCATTCGGGCAAGAATCTCCAATTGTAAACACTACTTTGCCTTTACACCGTTGCTAAATCGCCACCTTTACAACAGAACTATGgaaattttgcattttcgcaATTCTGTCTAATGGCCAATGTCCATTCAGTCACCTACTGctaatcattttttcccttttgggaaTGCAGAAAGGGAGTGCACACACaggtagcttttttttataattttttttttttttttgacagcTAGCTAAgcacttttttatgaacagttcataaaaaaattataaaaaaagctagctgcAGATAGCGAAGTTGCCATCCAGTTTAACAaacaacatttttgtaaGCTAGAATGcccttttacattttccgCTCTTCCCGTGCGCAAttcacaaagggggggaaatcccCACACGCAGGGGTCGCAGTGGCCGCGGTCGCCGCAATCGCCGCAGTCGCACCTGCCTCCACGTACCATCACGGATGGAACAAATCGTACCTGCGCATCACCTATGATCAGGCACAATTTCAATCGAGTTAATCGCAAATGGGGCCTtaatatacacatttgtacAGTCCCGTGGTGAGGTAATAACCCTGTCATCCAGGGGAGTCTTCCTCCCATcgactttttctttctctcgAATTTTGCACATATTAAAAGGGTGCTTCACCTCTGCATTCTCTCTCGACTGAATGTTTTTCCCCATCTGGCGTAGTACCACCTGCTTAGGTGCCTTTCCTggctttattttatcattctcTATTGTCATGCggcaaatttttttgggaTCGCTTTTTTGGTTCGTCGTGGAAATTGTGCTGGAGCCGTTTCTCCCCTTCTTCACACCACAAGGGTTGCACTTTGCGTTACCCCCCTGTCCATCGAACATACGCTGCGTGTGATTGTTCAGCTTAACGTCTTTGTTTATCCCATCTGCGTAGTCACCAATAGGGGGTCTCCCCCCTCTGAGGGCATCTCCACTGTTTAGGCACACTTCACGTTTATCATATGCCTGTGCGGAATAATAACTAcgtgtttcccttttttcgtcACCCCTATGGTTGCACCTCGCCCCATTGTGGGGAATGCCCCTCGGGAAACCTCCATTAAGAGCTTTTTCACAAATAAgcgttttcttccctttcagCTTTGTTTTCCCAACTTCGTTATCCCCCCGAAACGGTTTAACGGATATGCCCTGTATGGGGGTACCTCCCTGGGTGTTGCTACTCCCTATGTGTGATTTTCGCGTGCTCACCTTGCCAGTGACTCCTTCGCTTAGGGGAAAATATACCGCCTGTTTGTCACCAGCAGAGGCGCCGTCCGGGTCTTCCTCAGCGTCGTTACTCGTCCTTCCCGTCTCCTCACCCTCGTGCGCAATGACGACACCCAAGTACTtccttaaatatttttttacagagTCTTCTGGACTCCACCCCCTGAGGGTTGTCCTCCGTGTAACTTCGTTCTGATCAGTTGCGTCTCCGTTGCACCGGTTGGAAATTGGCCCCTTccacttctcctcctcctcgttcaCCTGAATGTACCCGTTATACCCCCCTAGActagtatttttttcttcctctttgagAGCTTCACTGGGGGGGGCTCCCACATGCGTTTCATACCTCTCCCCCGTGTCGAGTGCCCCGTTTCGATTAGCGTGTAGGAAGAACCCATCGCTCTCCAGGCTggtccttttttgcaaaatattcCTCAACAGTTTATATTTTGTGTagtccttcattttttttcctctgaGTTCTTCTTGCCTTTTCTTCGCCTGGTTGTTATCTACGCTCAAGTTGGGAGGCCCCTTCAGAGTTGCTTCGCGTCTTGGCTTGTGCTTACCGCGGTGGTCCTTTTTAAGCGGCGCTTTATGGATGTCTTCTTTACCGCGCTGCGCCGCTTGACGGATCGTCGACTCACCTGGACCGCTACGATCCGTCCTCCCGCTTTTCCAAAAGAGGCTACCACCCATGCGGGCCTTTCCGAAGGGACAAACTGTGGGCCTTTCCTTGGAGCGGTTCTTCCCTTCGGTGGTTAATTCTCCTCCCCAGGAGGTAACGCAGCTTAAGTGGCTGCTCACCCCTCTTTGCACGTTTGCCTGGTCCCGCTTGGGAGTCTTCCTAACGGTGCAGGAATACACCGCAAAGGTGTAAGGACTCAAAAGGCAGACAGATTTATCGTTTAGCAGGTCAAAACGCCCCTCACGTGGGTGAAGGAACGGACAAAGCTGAGTACTTTCAAGCAGCACCTTCCTGTACAGGTCAATCATTTTGGCTCTCCTACTCTTAGCTCCGCTAAAGGAGCACAAGTGGTAGCTGTAGCGGTTCCCACCACTCGAGTTGTGAATGCCCTCCCTCACTGCCACGTAAAACAAGTTGTCATAATTTTGGACCAAATTCACATGAACAATGGTGCTCTCAAAATGGAGGCATCTGAGGTACCTCAAGTCgaccttttcatttccccccacGTGGATCCTGAACAGATAGATGCACCGTTCAGTTGCACACAAGAGTATATTCTTTGCGTTGTTCAGGACTAGCCAACTGATTTGTTCCTCCCGAGGGGACAATCCATTCATCCTTCCATCGTTCCTTCGTTTGGCCACTCTCCCATTAGGTACCATTTCACAGATTGAACATATGACTTCGTTTGGGTTCCCCTTCTTGGGACCCTCTTCCTGCTCATCGTATCTTCCTACTCGGCTGTTTACACAAGGGATGTTGGGAATGCCCCTAACGCAGCGCGCCCCCCTTACCCCTGCTGTGGTAAACTCCTTCATATGAATCTTGTTAATCACTTTGGTGCCTCCCTTCAAAACggcgaagaagaacaaactaCCCCTCGCCGTGCCGCATATTAACATTCCACTTGAGAGGAACACAAAGGATGAAATGGGTCCCTCCGTTAGAGTCACCACCTTCACGGGGgtgttataattaaataagcTCATTTTGTACAGACCCCTTTCTACATTGTAAAACATATGATCAGTGTCTAACGTGAAGCAGTTTATCCTTTTCCTGTTTTGATAAATTGAACACATCTCATTGGAAATCAAATTGTGGAGAACCATCTCGTCGTTTGAGGTCCCCAACACGAGGGTGTAAATGTCTAGCAGGCAAGGCGCGCATACGGTCCTTTTGCTCTCCTTGTCACTCAGGGGTGGGCTCTTCTTAACGGAGGAAGGTAACCCTCCAGAGGATGTCTCTCCCTTCTTCTGAGCTGATCTACCTGTTGGGATGTCTCCCATGTGGACGCCACTCCTGCTACTAGGGGGGCTTCCTCCGAACGAATTTAGAGATCCCCTCTCCAGGAGCGCCCAATCGGACGTGCCTCTCATGCTCGACAATCTGCTGCTACCAACAGAGGGAGAGTCTCCACCCCCCGAGCGAAATATGTCAACCGATTTGCACATCTCATAGTTGGGCATCcccaaaaaatgtaacaccCCGGAACAGCTCAGGACCACTACCCAATTTTGATGAGTAAAAATTGAGACAATCCCGTCGG from Plasmodium vivax chromosome 4, whole genome shotgun sequence includes:
- a CDS encoding hypothetical protein, conserved (encoded by transcript PVX_002715A), which encodes MEFGVPPLGNDAAGRIEFTPEYVHGYCGGRNNILKFASRKVIYPVDNLVVVYDLLDRVQSIFAQHLNEVTLVRCRESGRTVLSAEESNSHVRIHLWDKHNFKILAKIKIKKKHFLDLEFLNDGDIFLLCKCAGRLVCLVLSVEGCRDGGVRLRRSGACVLKGEEGCYEAAQRRGRHNAEGEEVDGDGNRCIHGEVITKLGRRRMARAATGGSSAVRLFRQKRSRNDAHVIASRRAEGATPEKSYFRKITVAAAANFVQMEERRKGGLPHYEITFVIPFVKERKRSNRLLTEFRVSIPIDNNVCVYNGEYMLAYVMKNGVLYERLRNERVSSASFLNDGSFSRADQGLHFFSLLSMDLFMNGLSLCNLSGGGITCEGNLPNEGPLANEEQLNRRKCVTNQFDKFLGDEITALAVITCLCVNEGDNIDAVLRLQGGVQHGGRNVNPQVHHQKRGNAKKAHRRSKKILVVGSKRGVIITVNFRRPHRVEHLRKVSSDGIVSIFTHQNWVVVLSCSGVLHFLGMPNYEMCKSVDIFRSGGGDSPSVGSSRLSSMRGTSDWALLERGSLNSFGGSPPSSRSGVHMGDIPTGRSAQKKGETSSGGLPSSVKKSPPLSDKESKRTVCAPCLLDIYTLVLGTSNDEMVLHNLISNEMCSIYQNRKRINCFTLDTDHMFYNVERGLYKMSLFNYNTPVKVVTLTEGPISSFVFLSSGMLICGTARGSLFFFAVLKGGTKVINKIHMKEFTTAGVRGARCVRGIPNIPCVNSRVGRYDEQEEGPKKGNPNEVICSICEMVPNGRVAKRRNDGRMNGLSPREEQISWLVLNNAKNILLCATERCIYLFRIHVGGNEKVDLRYLRCLHFESTIVHVNLVQNYDNLFYVAVREGIHNSSGGNRYSYHLCSFSGAKSRRAKMIDLYRKVLLESTQLCPFLHPREGRFDLLNDKSVCLLSPYTFAVYSCTVRKTPKRDQANVQRGVSSHLSCVTSWGGELTTEGKNRSKERPTVCPFGKARMGGSLFWKSGRTDRSGPGESTIRQAAQRGKEDIHKAPLKKDHRGKHKPRREATLKGPPNLSVDNNQAKKRQEELRGKKMKDYTKYKLLRNILQKRTSLESDGFFLHANRNGALDTGERYETHVGAPPSEALKEEEKNTSLGGYNGYIQVNEEEEKWKGPISNRCNGDATDQNEVTRRTTLRGWSPEDSVKKYLRKYLGVVIAHEGEETGRTSNDAEEDPDGASAGDKQAVYFPLSEGVTGKVSTRKSHIGSSNTQGGTPIQGISVKPFRGDNEVGKTKLKGKKTLICEKALNGGFPRGIPHNGARCNHRGDEKRETRSYYSAQAYDKREVCLNSGDALRGGRPPIGDYADGINKDVKLNNHTQRMFDGQGGNAKCNPCGVKKGRNGSSTISTTNQKSDPKKICRMTIENDKIKPGKAPKQVVLRQMGKNIQSRENAEVKHPFNMCKIREKEKVDGRKTPLDDRVITSPRDCTNVYIKAPFAINSIEIVPDHR